In the genome of Salinispirillum sp. LH 10-3-1, one region contains:
- a CDS encoding 2-oxoglutarate dehydrogenase E1 component yields the protein MAESYMEQQWALSHLAGGNSKYLEELFEAYLQDPNSVPEEWRNEFDKLPSVNESVHNDIPQAPIRDHFLLLGKSRGRSVGLVAPSISSEHERKQVRVHQLGTAYRFRGHQKAKIDPLGIMQRPPVPDLDLHFHDLSKADEETIFNCSNLYIGVDEAPLKDIVNALERTYCGSIGAEFTHIVDTEQRRWIERRMESVRSTPSFSKHARLHILERLAAAEGLEKYLGSKYPGTKRFGLEGGEALIPMIDELIQRAGSYGAKEIVIGMAHRGRLNMLVNILGKNPRELFDEFEGKSFIEMGSGDVKYHQGFSSNVMTTGGEVHLALAFNPSHLEIASPVVEGSVRARQDRRKDRDGSLVVPVNIHGDAAFAGQGVVMETFQMSQTRAFKTGGTVHIVINNQVGFTTSRQEDARSTEYCTDVAKMVQAPIFHVNGDDPEAVAFVTQMAIDFRQTFKRDVVIDLVCYRRRGHNEADEPAMTQPVMYSKIRSQKTTLDLYSQRIVEEGLISADEFKTMVEDYRDLLDKGMHVAKSLVTQADKSLQVDWTPYLNQPMEDYFDTSMPLKELQELSKLMTRIPETFPLQKQVQKIITDRQKMSAGALPINWGFAEMLAYTTILSQGHPIRFTGQDVGRGTFVHRHAVLHHNKDGSTYTPLQHLFDDQPEFDIYDSFLSEEAVLAFEYGYSATRPDTLVIWEAQFGDFANGAQVVIDQFITSGENKWGRLSGLVMLLPHGYEGQGPEHSSARLERFLQLCAEQNIQVCAPTTPAQVYHMLRRQVVRNLRKPLVVMSPKSLLRHKDAVSTLEELADGHFRTIIDETDNTIDPAKVQRVVLCSGKVYYDLAEFRRSNEINNVAIIRVEQLYPFPEEELQKAMAPYVNLEDVVWCQEEPMNQGAWYSSQHHMRNVISRHNPDIYLSYTGRDASASPAAGYMKLHMEQLKRFLEDALIYPKK from the coding sequence ATGGCTGAAAGCTACATGGAACAACAGTGGGCCTTATCCCATCTGGCAGGAGGTAACTCAAAATATCTGGAGGAGCTCTTTGAAGCCTACCTGCAGGATCCGAATTCAGTGCCAGAGGAATGGCGCAATGAATTCGACAAGTTGCCCAGTGTCAACGAATCCGTTCATAACGATATTCCACAAGCCCCGATTCGTGATCACTTTCTTCTTCTTGGTAAGTCGCGTGGCCGCAGCGTTGGTCTTGTGGCACCGTCAATCAGTTCTGAGCATGAACGTAAGCAAGTGCGTGTACACCAGTTGGGCACGGCTTATCGTTTTCGTGGTCATCAGAAGGCGAAGATTGATCCGCTAGGGATCATGCAGCGTCCTCCTGTGCCGGATCTGGACCTGCACTTTCACGATCTGTCTAAGGCCGATGAAGAAACCATCTTCAATTGCAGCAACCTGTATATCGGCGTTGACGAAGCTCCGCTGAAGGACATTGTTAATGCACTGGAGCGCACGTATTGCGGTAGTATCGGTGCTGAGTTTACGCACATCGTCGACACTGAGCAGCGCCGCTGGATTGAGCGACGCATGGAATCCGTGCGCTCGACTCCTTCCTTCAGCAAGCATGCACGGCTGCATATCTTGGAGCGCTTAGCGGCTGCAGAAGGCTTAGAAAAGTATCTGGGCTCTAAGTACCCTGGTACTAAGCGCTTCGGTCTGGAAGGTGGTGAAGCCTTGATCCCCATGATCGACGAGCTGATTCAGCGCGCCGGTTCCTACGGCGCCAAAGAAATCGTTATCGGTATGGCGCACCGTGGTCGTTTAAACATGCTGGTGAACATTCTGGGTAAGAACCCACGCGAATTGTTCGACGAGTTTGAAGGTAAGTCCTTTATTGAAATGGGCTCCGGTGACGTGAAATACCACCAAGGTTTCTCATCTAACGTGATGACCACGGGCGGTGAAGTTCACTTGGCGTTGGCGTTTAACCCGTCGCACCTGGAAATCGCCTCGCCCGTGGTGGAAGGTTCCGTGCGGGCTCGTCAAGACCGTCGTAAAGACCGCGATGGCTCATTGGTCGTACCAGTCAATATTCACGGCGACGCCGCATTTGCCGGTCAGGGCGTCGTGATGGAGACATTCCAAATGTCTCAGACGCGCGCCTTCAAGACCGGTGGCACAGTTCACATTGTTATCAATAACCAGGTTGGTTTTACCACTTCACGTCAAGAAGATGCTCGCTCTACCGAGTACTGTACTGATGTTGCAAAAATGGTACAGGCGCCTATCTTCCACGTGAACGGTGACGATCCGGAAGCGGTCGCGTTTGTGACGCAAATGGCCATCGACTTCCGTCAGACCTTTAAGCGAGACGTCGTTATCGACCTGGTGTGCTATCGCCGTCGTGGTCACAACGAAGCGGATGAGCCGGCGATGACTCAGCCGGTGATGTATTCCAAGATTCGTTCCCAGAAGACTACCCTAGATCTCTATTCACAGCGCATTGTGGAAGAAGGGCTGATCAGCGCGGATGAATTCAAAACCATGGTCGAAGACTACCGTGACCTGCTGGACAAAGGCATGCATGTTGCCAAGTCCTTGGTTACGCAGGCCGACAAGTCGCTTCAGGTTGACTGGACGCCATATTTGAACCAACCCATGGAAGACTACTTTGATACCTCAATGCCGCTGAAAGAGCTGCAAGAGCTGTCCAAGCTGATGACGCGTATTCCAGAAACATTCCCGCTGCAAAAGCAAGTGCAGAAGATCATCACCGATCGGCAGAAAATGTCTGCCGGTGCGTTGCCGATCAACTGGGGCTTTGCGGAAATGCTGGCGTACACGACCATCTTGTCACAAGGCCATCCTATTCGCTTTACTGGTCAGGACGTCGGTCGGGGTACATTCGTGCACCGGCATGCGGTGCTGCACCACAATAAAGATGGTTCGACGTATACACCGTTGCAGCATCTGTTTGATGATCAGCCCGAGTTCGATATTTACGACTCGTTCTTATCTGAAGAAGCTGTTTTGGCGTTTGAATACGGCTATTCAGCCACTCGTCCAGATACCTTAGTTATTTGGGAAGCGCAGTTCGGGGACTTTGCCAACGGCGCGCAAGTGGTTATTGATCAGTTCATTACCAGTGGTGAGAACAAATGGGGACGTTTGTCCGGTTTGGTCATGCTACTGCCGCACGGGTATGAAGGGCAGGGGCCAGAGCACTCTTCAGCGCGCCTGGAACGCTTCTTACAGCTTTGTGCAGAGCAAAATATTCAGGTCTGCGCGCCAACGACACCAGCACAGGTTTACCATATGCTACGTCGTCAAGTTGTGCGCAATCTGCGTAAGCCGTTGGTTGTCATGTCTCCTAAGAGCCTGTTGCGTCATAAAGACGCAGTATCCACGCTTGAAGAGCTGGCAGATGGGCACTTCCGTACTATCATTGATGAGACCGACAATACCATCGACCCGGCCAAAGTGCAGCGCGTAGTGCTGTGTTCCGGTAAGGTGTACTACGATCTGGCTGAGTTCCGGCGCAGCAACGAGATCAACAATGTCGCTATCATCCGTGTGGAGCAACTGTATCCTTTCCCAGAAGAAGA